In Drosophila santomea strain STO CAGO 1482 chromosome 2L, Prin_Dsan_1.1, whole genome shotgun sequence, a single window of DNA contains:
- the LOC120458273 gene encoding uncharacterized protein LOC120458273, producing MEFNTGSSKSAKEPPRLGITIEDPVSSCDEFPRPLGPMLKFIAKKAPKHQPTRRKTIVKTNQAKKSEKRTKLHLSKAPTQGRKRPTAKVAKKRALTNRKPRKPKATGIFGVNRTGGEVQTGESNDRPWWKFLFGKKQDDEKIFREVQKDNMSCDMMMSDRSTQTNASIRNTYNVHYKYN from the coding sequence ATGGAGTTTAATACTGGCTCCTCAAAATCTGCAAAGGAACCGCCGCGATTAGGAATAACCATCGAGGATCCCGTGTCCAGCTGCGATGAGTTTCCCAGGCCCTTGGGTCCGATGTTGAAATTCATAGCCAAGAAGGCTCCGAAGCATCAGCCGACTAGGAGGAAAACTATTGTTAAAACAAACCAAGCCAAAAAATCCGAAAAGAGAACCAAATTGCACTTATCCAAGGCACCGACTCAAGGCAGAAAGCGTCCTACCGCAAAAGTCGCGAAAAAGAGAGCTCTGACCAACAGGAAACCCAGAAAACCAAAGGCCACCGGCATTTTTGGTGTGAATAGAACTGGTGGGGAGGTACAGACTGGAGAATCCAACGATAGACCCTGGTGGAAGTTCCTATTTGGCAAGAAGCAGGATGACGAGAAGATCTTCCGAGAAGTCCAGAAAGATAACATGTCCTGCGATATGATGATGTCCGACAGGTCAACCCAAACCAATGCGAGTATAAGGAACACTTATAACGTGcactataaatataattaa